Genomic window (Megamonas funiformis):
AGTTATAGACAGGTATAGTATAAGTATAAAGTTAACTAATCAAATATTTATATATTAGTAACTTAAAAATAATACTATTTGTGAAATTTTAAACTACTAATTTATATTAGTAGTTTATAGTTTTTTATGAAGGATATTGAGAGGTGCTATTATGTTTGATAAATTAGAAGAAAAGGCTATGGTTCATTTTTTTAATAAATTTGATAAAAATCCATTTCTTTTAAAATTTAAAGATAATCAATATTTAGTAGGTAAAGGTGAACCAACTTTTGTAGTGGACTTTAAAAAGACAATACCTATAATGGATTTACTTAATAGTACGTCTATCGCTTTAGGTGAAGCTTATATGAATGGAGATTTAACCATTGAAGGAAATTTATATGATGCTTTAATTCATTTTTTAGGTCAAATGGATAAATTTTCTTTAAATGAAACTTTGCTAGATAAAATAATTCATCCATCTAATTCTAAAGAAAGTCAAGAAAAGCAAGTTCAATCTCATTATGATATAGGTAATGATTTCTATAAATTATGGTTAGATGAAACAATGAGTTATTCTTGTGCTTATTTTAAAAATGAAGATGATACTTTATATCAAGCACAAGTGAATAAAGTGGATTATATTTTATCGAAATTATATTTAAAAGAAGGTATGAGCCTATTAGATATTGGCTGTGGTTGGGGCTTTTTACTCATCGAAGCTGCTAAAAAATATAAGGTAAAAGGTACAGGCATTACTTTAAGTCGTGAACAATATAAAGAATTTAAATCGCGTATACAAAAAGAACATTTAGAAGATTATTTAACAGTTGAATTGATGGATTATCGAGATTTACCAAAATGGGGAAAAACTTTTGATAGGGTTGTTAGTGTAGGTATGCTAGAACATGTTGGTAGGGAAAATTATCAGTTATTCAATGATTGTATAAATGCAGTATTAAAAGATAAAGGTTTGTATTTATTGCATTTCATCAGTCAATTAAAAGAGATGGAAACTGATAGTTGGATGAAAAAATATATTTTCCCAGGTGGAGTGATACCAAGTCTCAGGGAAATCGTTTCTAGTATGGGAAATGATGATTTCCATATTCTTGATATTGAAAATTTGCGTCGCCATTATGAAAAAACTTTACTTTGTTGGGCAGATAATTTTCATAATCATTTAGATAAAATCAGTGAAATGTTTGATGAAAAATTTATTCGCATGTGGGATTTATATTTAAATGCCTGTGCAGCAAATTTCCATATAGGTGGTATAGATTTACATCAAATTTTAGTTACTAAAGGCGTAAATAATGAATTACCATTAACAAGATGGTATTGATATATTAATATAATAGAAAAGAAGCTCTATAAGTTATTTGTAGTATTTAACTTATAGAGCTTTTATTTATTCTTTATGCATTTTGATTATTACAAATAAATTCTTTTAGAAATTCATAAGTTTTTTGAGGGCTTGGTGGGCAACCTCTAACATAATTTTCAAATTTGCTAGTGCAACGACCTATGCCAATGCCATTTTCACTAAATTCTCGCCAACCTTGACCAATGAATAATTTTGTGGGTAATTTATCAAGTAAATTATCTTTATCTAATAAGGAGAGTGCTTGCAGTAAATTTTGATAACATTGCTCGCAAGGGCTAGAAGTATTGATATGAGAGGCTAATTTTGAATTATTATCACAAGTAACAGTATTATCTATTAAATTAATGATATTAGCTTTATTGATATCAGCACAGCCTATATTTAATTTAGATGCTAGTTCAATATATTCGATATCAAATGGTTTATAGCCTAGATTTTGAGCATAATAAGCATCAGCTAATAAATTATCTATAGTAGCATACATATGTTTATCTGCTTGGATATCAGATAAACTATCTATTTCTACTAATGTGAAGTTAGCTTTAATTAAATAATTTAAAAAGCAGATTGCTTTATAAAAATTGTCTGTAGTGAATAAAGAGCGATTTTGGGTGTGCAAGATATTTTGCATAGCCTGTAATGCATTGTGTAGTATAGTTGTTTCATTTGGTGAAGAAGTAACTAAATTAATAAAAAAGTCGGCATTGATGACTTTATCTATTAATTTATATTCGATACCACCAATAGTTTTTGTAGTGTAATCTTTATCCTTAAGACCATATACAGGAATATTTAATTTATCTACAATTTTATCGTATTTACAAGTTATTAATAATTGTTCTAAATCATCATCGATTAAAGAACCTAATGCAAGATTGATATTAGTAAAATTATTGTCTTGTAGGTATTTGATTATTGTAGTTAAGATTACTGGAGAAGTAGAGTATAGTGTATTATTGATATATTTTATATCAGGCTTAATAATAATTGTACTGTTTTTATTAGGGATAAATTCTGCTAATTTAGAATTAGATAATAGGTTAAAAGTGATTTCATAGAGATTTGCACCATGTGTTTGTAAAATATCTGTTGAGTTCATAAAATTCCTTTCTTAAATGATTATATAATTTGTTAACCTAGATTTTTCAAAAGTTGACATTATATAAATATAATGGTTTAATTATATTTATATAAAAGATTTAAGGTGATAACAAATGAATTGTGTAAATGATTTAAAAGAAAAAATACTAAATGGTTATAAAATTAATAAACAGGAAGCTTTAGATTTAGTGAAAGCTCCATTAGATGAATTGTCTACAGCCGCAAATGAAATAAGAAAATATTTTTGCGGTGATGATTTTGATATTTGCACTATTATTAATGGAAAATCTGGTAGATGTTCCGAGGATTGTAAATATTGTGCACAGTCAGCTCATTATACTACAAAAATAGAAACTTATCCATTGTTAAATACGAAGCCTATTTTAGAAGAAGCACAGTATAATTATAGTAAAGGCGTAGCACGTTATGCAGTAGTAACTTCAGGCAAGAGATTAAGTGATGAAGAAATAGATAAATTGGCAAATTCTTTAGATGAAGTACATAAAAAATGTAAAATAAAATTATGTGTTTCTGGTGGTTTATTGAATGAAGCTCAATTTAAAAAATTAAATGATGTGGGCGTAGAAAGAATTCATAATAATTTAGAAACCTCAAGAAATCATTTTGATAAAGTTTGTACTACGCATACTTTTGAAGATAAAGTAGAAGCAATAAAAGCTGCGCAAAGAGCAGGTATGAGTGTTTGTAGTGGTGGTATCATGGGAATAGGTGAAACCATGGAAGATAGAATAGATATGGCTTTAGAAATACGAAATTTAAATGTAAATTCTGTGCCTATAAATCGTCTAAATCCTATACCAGGAACACCATACGAACATAATAAGCCACTTACTGATGAAGATATGCAAAGAATAGTAGCTATTTATCGTTTTATTTTACCGGATTTATTTATTCGTCTAGCTGGTGGTAGAGGATTATTTACAGATAAAGGTAAAGCTTGTTTGCAGTCAGGAGCTAATGCTGTTATTTCTGGTGATATGCTCACAACAAGTGGTATTTCTATTGATACAGATATGAAGATGATACAAGAATTAGGTTTTAAAATAGTATAATTACTTATTTGCAAAGTTAAAGTTAGTGATGTAACAAATGGTTCTGTTTTTAAATCTGGTATGGTAGCTATTGTTTCTGTATATGGCGTAGCATGGATGGCAGAAACTTATTTCGGTGCATATTTACCAGAATTCAAAGAAACTTTGGGACAGATTGTTTTAGATTATCCTTGGACTTATGCAATTGTTTTATTCTTAATATCTAAATTGTTGACATACTCCCCATGCCTAAATGCAGGGGATTCTTGGATAAAAACGATACTTGCCTACTAAAATAGCAGGTCTTACTATATCTCTCCAAAGAAGGTTGATGCCCCAACCTTCCATATATTTATAGCAGCATTTCTATCTCTATCGTGGCTGGTTTTGCACTTTGCGCAAATCCACTCACGAACTGCCAAATTTTTAGTTTCAGGATTTTTTGTACCACAAACATGACAAATTTGCGAACTTGGATAGTATCTATCTATCTTTTGCACTATTGAGCCAATTTCTCTCGCTTTATATTCAAGAATTTTTATAAATTCACTAAATCCATAGTCAGATATTTTTCTACCCCAACGTTTTTGCATTCCTTTTATATTCAAATCTTCTATGCAGATTAAAGCATATTCACTACAAATTTTATTTGCTAATTTAAAATGAAAATCTTTACGTTGATTAGATATTTTCTTATGCAATCTGGCAAGAGCTATTTTTGCTAATCTACGATGATTAGAAGTCTTCTTTTTTCTAGATAATATTCTATTAGCTTTTTTTATATCATTAGCATTTTGTTTAAAAAATAAAGGTGCTTTTATATCTTCATTATCCGATGCAGTTAAAAACTGTTTAAGTCCAAAGTCATAGCCGACGCTTTTACCTGTTCTTGCTAAAACTTTATTCTCGTTAGTTTCACAAACAAAATAAAGATATATATCACCTAAAGTATCACGTTTAATTGTTATTGTTTTAACTATTCCTTCAATATCTCTACTTTTAAAATATTTGTATTTTTGTTTATTAATTTCTATCGCATTATCCTTTAAGAGTTTCCAACCTGCTTGTTTGAGCGTGAATGATTTATATTTTCGTATCTTTTTAAAAGATGGTGGTGCTGTACGAATTTTATGTTTTAAATTCCTAAAAAACAATTTATAAGCACGGTCTATTCTTTGAGTTATATCTTGAATAGCTTGCGAACCTACTTCTTTAAAATAGCTAAATTTACCTATTTTCTTAAGTTTAGTTAAATGTTTTTGAAGCTTATAGATATTAAGAGATTTTTTAAATAAACGATAATATCTTTTATGCAAAGCAATACAGTGATTGTAGATAATTCCAGCTATATTAATAACTTTATGAAGTTTTTTATTCCTTTTTGCCTTATACAATTTAAAACAATATGTCTTCACTACAATCACCTGCCTTTTTATCATTTATTTATTCTGAACGCTTTTGACTTTCTATATACTGTTTAATAATTGATATTGGTGCTCCACCAACTGTAGATACAAAATATGAATTCGTCCACAATGTTGGTAGCCTTGATTTTAACCATGAAAATTCTTCTCGAAGTATTCTTGAAGATATTCCTTTTATTCGTTTAACAACTTTATGTATACCAAATTGTGGAGCAACTTCTAAAAGCAAATGAACATGGTCTGGCATTACTTCCATCTCGATTAAATCGACGTGAAGCTCCTGACAAATATTATTAATCAACTCCTTTAATCGTTCATCAACACCATTGTTCAACACTTTTCTACGATATTTAGGACAAAATACTACATGATATTTACAAGAATATACTATATTATTATTTGATTTATATTTCATAAAAGTATTATATAACTATTAAAAATATAATACAATAAAAAACAATGATATCGAATCATTGTTTTTTAGCGAGCTTATATCCCCATAAATAAATTTAGGGGCTTTACGCTCGCATTTGGTAAATTCTCAGGCAGCAGCATTAGCTATTGTAGTACCTATGGCATTAAGTGTAGGTGTTGACCCACTTATTATCATTTCATTTATTTCTGCTTGCTATGGTTAATTTCTTCTTACCAACTTATCCATCAGATTTGGCTTGCATTGGTTTTGACCGTTCTGGAACAACAAGAATTGGTAGATTTGTAATCAATCATAGCTTTATCATTCCAGGTTTTATTGGTATCACAGTTGGTTGCTGTGTAGGTTATGTAATAACACATCTTTTATATTGATAATTTAATTAATGAAATAAAAAATCCTAGAGTATATGCTCTAGGATTTTTTGATTATAAATTTTATTGACTATAATTTTAAATAATATTAATTTGACTATAATTTTAAATAATATTAATATATAAGCTATATTTTGACAAATATAAATAAAGATTGGAGGGTTTTATGTGACAAATTTAATAAAAATATTACAAGAACAAAAAGATTTTTCTGAAACAGAAATAATGATTGCAACATATTTATTAGCAAATTTTAGGAAATTAGCTGGAATGTCAACTAGACAATTGGGTAAAAATACGTATACAAATTCAGCTGCTATTGTGCGTTTTAGTCAAAAATTAGGTTTTAGTGGATATACAGAATTTAGAGTTCAATTTTTAGCTGAAATGATGCAATATATCAATCATCCAAAAGGTGAAGAACTTGTTGTATCAACTAAAGATAGTATACATTCATTAATTGATAAAGTAACAGCTATTGAAATTGATACATTAAAAGAAACAAGGAATATGCTTAATCCAGAAGATTTTTTAAAAGCTCTAAATCTTTTTATAAAATCTAAACATATTGATTTTTATGCTATGGATAATAATTTAGATATAGCAAGAATTGCTTCAGCTGGTTTTATCATGGCTAATAAATGCTCAAGTGTACATTCTCCAATGACTATGCAATATTTACAGGCAACGAGTGCTTCAAAAGATCACTTGGGATTTATCATAAGTCGTACAGGGAATAATCGTATGTTATTAGATATTGCTCGTTTATTAAAACTACGAGGAATTTCCTTTATTTTGATTACAGCATCACCTAAGTCAGAAATAGCTAGTTTAGCAGATGTAGTTTTTTCTGTAGCAAGTGTGAAGCAAATGGAAGAATTAGGACCTAGAGTTTTTCTTTTAGGTGCAAAATATGTTACAGACATAATGTTTACCATGCTTATGACGCGTTTAGATTATCATGATTCGCAACAAAAAGAACAATGGTTAAATAAACATTTTCGTTATTAAGATGAAAATAAAAACTGCTTATTTTGATGTAGATAACATTTAAAATAAGCAGTTTTTTATTGTTATTTTGATTATTTTCAAACAATTCGTATCATTGCTACAAGTGGAAAAGATTTTTTTATATGATATTGTATCATTGTTTTGTATTAGCCAATATCTATTGAAACAGTATTTTGTTAATGATATATTAAAATTGCTTTAAGGAAAGTTCAAAAAATTATGTATAAGAAAAGGAGAGAATTCTAAATGGATAAACAAAAACTTTTTGATAGCTTTATCGAAGTTATGAGCAAGTTTGCACAAATACGTGCTGTAGTAGCATTACGTGATGGTTTTATTATGACTACACCATTTACTATTTGTGGTTCAGTATTTTTGTTGATTGCAAACTTACCAATTCCTGGATATGGAGAATTTATGGCATCCATATTTGGTAATGATTGGACAGCACCATTTAATGCTGTAGCGGGTGGTACATTTAATGTATTAGCTTTAATTGTTGTAGTCGCAATTACATACAAATTTGTAGGCAATGAAGGTTGCGATGCTAGTATGGCATCTATATTAGCTTTATCAACATTGTTAATATTAATGCCACCATCATTAGTAACTGAAAATGGTCAATTAGTAGGAGATATTATACCAAAAGCTTGGGTTGGTAGTAATGGTGTTATAACAGCAATTATTATAGCTTTTTTTGTATCATATGTTTTCTGTTATTGTGAAAAAAATAATGTTGGTATAAAAATGCCAGATTCTGTACCACAAGGTGTAGCAAGAGCTTTTACTGCGTTAGTACCTGGTATGATATTTTTTACAGTAGCTTCTGTTTTATACGGACTTTGTCATTATCTTGGAGCTATTACATTACCGGAATTAATCTTTAAAATTATTCAGACACCATTGCAAGGTCTT
Coding sequences:
- a CDS encoding MurR/RpiR family transcriptional regulator; this encodes MTNLIKILQEQKDFSETEIMIATYLLANFRKLAGMSTRQLGKNTYTNSAAIVRFSQKLGFSGYTEFRVQFLAEMMQYINHPKGEELVVSTKDSIHSLIDKVTAIEIDTLKETRNMLNPEDFLKALNLFIKSKHIDFYAMDNNLDIARIASAGFIMANKCSSVHSPMTMQYLQATSASKDHLGFIISRTGNNRMLLDIARLLKLRGISFILITASPKSEIASLADVVFSVASVKQMEELGPRVFLLGAKYVTDIMFTMLMTRLDYHDSQQKEQWLNKHFRY
- a CDS encoding SAM-dependent methyltransferase, whose amino-acid sequence is MFDKLEEKAMVHFFNKFDKNPFLLKFKDNQYLVGKGEPTFVVDFKKTIPIMDLLNSTSIALGEAYMNGDLTIEGNLYDALIHFLGQMDKFSLNETLLDKIIHPSNSKESQEKQVQSHYDIGNDFYKLWLDETMSYSCAYFKNEDDTLYQAQVNKVDYILSKLYLKEGMSLLDIGCGWGFLLIEAAKKYKVKGTGITLSREQYKEFKSRIQKEHLEDYLTVELMDYRDLPKWGKTFDRVVSVGMLEHVGRENYQLFNDCINAVLKDKGLYLLHFISQLKEMETDSWMKKYIFPGGVIPSLREIVSSMGNDDFHILDIENLRRHYEKTLLCWADNFHNHLDKISEMFDEKFIRMWDLYLNACAANFHIGGIDLHQILVTKGVNNELPLTRWY
- the tnpA gene encoding IS200/IS605 family transposase, whose protein sequence is MKYKSNNNIVYSCKYHVVFCPKYRRKVLNNGVDERLKELINNICQELHVDLIEMEVMPDHVHLLLEVAPQFGIHKVVKRIKGISSRILREEFSWLKSRLPTLWTNSYFVSTVGGAPISIIKQYIESQKRSE
- a CDS encoding PTS sugar transporter subunit IIC codes for the protein MDKQKLFDSFIEVMSKFAQIRAVVALRDGFIMTTPFTICGSVFLLIANLPIPGYGEFMASIFGNDWTAPFNAVAGGTFNVLALIVVVAITYKFVGNEGCDASMASILALSTLLILMPPSLVTENGQLVGDIIPKAWVGSNGVITAIIIAFFVSYVFCYCEKNNVGIKMPDSVPQGVARAFTALVPGMIFFTVASVLYGLCHYLGAITLPELIFKIIQTPLQGLSDTLAGGSIIVALQGILFWAGVHGPNVVGGVVSPLLIANSLDNQHLIDMGMSLINNPEAKIITAQVNDVFVKSGGCGLTLGLLLSGIFTVKSQQMKSLLKMAFVPGLFNINEPLIFGLPVVFNPYLLVPFVLVPLIALFVTYFSISMGFMSPFSAVQVPWTTPPIIAGFLLNGWQGAVVQIINLAISTAIYFPFVRAQDKAMLKEEQDELKEE
- a CDS encoding anaerobic C4-dicarboxylate transporter family protein, encoding MVAIVSVYGVAWMAETYFGAYLPEFKETLGQIVLDYPWTYAIVLFLISKLLTYSPCLNAGDSWIKTILAY
- the bioB gene encoding biotin synthase BioB — encoded protein: MNCVNDLKEKILNGYKINKQEALDLVKAPLDELSTAANEIRKYFCGDDFDICTIINGKSGRCSEDCKYCAQSAHYTTKIETYPLLNTKPILEEAQYNYSKGVARYAVVTSGKRLSDEEIDKLANSLDEVHKKCKIKLCVSGGLLNEAQFKKLNDVGVERIHNNLETSRNHFDKVCTTHTFEDKVEAIKAAQRAGMSVCSGGIMGIGETMEDRIDMALEIRNLNVNSVPINRLNPIPGTPYEHNKPLTDEDMQRIVAIYRFILPDLFIRLAGGRGLFTDKGKACLQSGANAVISGDMLTTSGISIDTDMKMIQELGFKIV
- a CDS encoding DUF362 domain-containing protein; translated protein: MNSTDILQTHGANLYEITFNLLSNSKLAEFIPNKNSTIIIKPDIKYINNTLYSTSPVILTTIIKYLQDNNFTNINLALGSLIDDDLEQLLITCKYDKIVDKLNIPVYGLKDKDYTTKTIGGIEYKLIDKVINADFFINLVTSSPNETTILHNALQAMQNILHTQNRSLFTTDNFYKAICFLNYLIKANFTLVEIDSLSDIQADKHMYATIDNLLADAYYAQNLGYKPFDIEYIELASKLNIGCADINKANIINLIDNTVTCDNNSKLASHINTSSPCEQCYQNLLQALSLLDKDNLLDKLPTKLFIGQGWREFSENGIGIGRCTSKFENYVRGCPPSPQKTYEFLKEFICNNQNA
- a CDS encoding RNA-guided endonuclease InsQ/TnpB family protein, which translates into the protein MKTYCFKLYKAKRNKKLHKVINIAGIIYNHCIALHKRYYRLFKKSLNIYKLQKHLTKLKKIGKFSYFKEVGSQAIQDITQRIDRAYKLFFRNLKHKIRTAPPSFKKIRKYKSFTLKQAGWKLLKDNAIEINKQKYKYFKSRDIEGIVKTITIKRDTLGDIYLYFVCETNENKVLARTGKSVGYDFGLKQFLTASDNEDIKAPLFFKQNANDIKKANRILSRKKKTSNHRRLAKIALARLHKKISNQRKDFHFKLANKICSEYALICIEDLNIKGMQKRWGRKISDYGFSEFIKILEYKAREIGSIVQKIDRYYPSSQICHVCGTKNPETKNLAVREWICAKCKTSHDRDRNAAINIWKVGASTFFGEI